Part of the Methylomonas rapida genome is shown below.
CAGCCGTCCATGCCTTGGCGGGCGCCTTTGCTGACGTGGCCAGCATTGAGCATGGCGTTGAGTGATCTGCTGATTTTTTCAGCGTCGTTGTTGCTCAGTTCCTGCGGTATTTTTTCCAGCAGTTGTGAGCGAAACAGGCCAATGGGCGATTCTGAAAGCTTGCGTGCGATGGCGCTTTGTAAATTATCTGCCATTTTTTTTCCTCTTCTGATAGTCGGCAACGGCTTGTTTTTTGATTTCCAAGCCGCATATCTGTGTTTCTCTCGTTCCCGCGCTCCGGCGTGGGAATGCATATCGGTCTTCCGCGTCGCATGGATTCCCACGGCGGACCGCTCATCGTTATACACAAGTCCCTCAAAGACTAAACTACAAGGAGACACAGAAACAGGAGAAAGGCGATGAGCAACTGGGCCGAAGAAGAAGTGCAAACTGCCAATTTGGAAGATCAACGTCTAAACAAGAGATTGGCCTTGCTATTGGAGCAATTGGGCGAGCATCCACAACTCAGTATTCCGGCGGCCTGCGGAGGCTGGAAGGAGACGATGGGAGCCTATCGCTTCTTCAATAACGCTAAGACGACATTCGAGAAGATACTGGCGCCGCATCGAGATGCCACGATCGAGCGCATGAAGAGCAGCCCAATCGTGCTGCTGGCACAGGACACCACCGAGGACGATAAGAATATTTGCTTGGGGCCGAAGGGACTTGGCACAGTGAAAGACGTGGAGAAACACTTGCGCCGCCTGCATCCGACAGTTGCCTTTACGCCATCGCGTATTTGTTTGGGTGTCGTGAAAGCATCGTATTGGCCTCGAGAGATCCCAAGCCAAAGGAGTGAACGACTTCACAAAGGCGTAGACGAAAAAGAGAGTCGCCATTGGCTGGAAAGTTACCAGGACAGTTGCGCTTTACAGGCGCAAATGCCGGACACCCTGCTGATCAATCTTGCCGACAGGGAGGGCGATATTTACGAGTGGTTTGCCGAATACCATGACTACGCACCTGCGGTACGGGCTCAATGGATCGTACGTGCGGCGCAAAACCGAGTGTTGGCTTCGCCGGAGAACGGTACGAAATGCCTGTGGGCCGCCGTGGAGCAAGCTCCTGTATTGGGTTACTCTGAGGTGAACGTCAAACCGCGACCGAACCGCACGGCGCGACTGGCGCATATCACGTTACGCGCCATTACAGTGACCCTCAAACCGCCTAAGCGGATAGGGTATCGGCTACCGGAACTCACCATCAATGCGGTGCTGGCACGCGAAGATGCACCAC
Proteins encoded:
- a CDS encoding IS4 family transposase, encoding MSNWAEEEVQTANLEDQRLNKRLALLLEQLGEHPQLSIPAACGGWKETMGAYRFFNNAKTTFEKILAPHRDATIERMKSSPIVLLAQDTTEDDKNICLGPKGLGTVKDVEKHLRRLHPTVAFTPSRICLGVVKASYWPREIPSQRSERLHKGVDEKESRHWLESYQDSCALQAQMPDTLLINLADREGDIYEWFAEYHDYAPAVRAQWIVRAAQNRVLASPENGTKCLWAAVEQAPVLGYSEVNVKPRPNRTARLAHITLRAITVTLKPPKRIGYRLPELTINAVLAREDAPPSGVERLEWLLLTSLPIDCFEQAATIVMWYAVRWCIEVYFHVLKSGCQIKRLHLETEDRLLPCLALYMVIAWRVLFTLMLGRTTPDMDCEIIFDPQEWRAAYIVVKLCPPPLTPPRLGEVILLVASLGGYLGRKHDGPPGAKAMWIGLQRLRDFVIALEAQQVVAQRCV